The genomic interval TTACAATAACTGCCGGGAAAGGAAGATGGCCTGGAGAAGATCAGGCAAGCTCTTCCATTTAGTCCATTTCTGTGAAACGGCACTAATGTATCTAATTGCAACACACAGAAAAAATGTGAAACTATACAAAATGTTTGTAACCTATATTCTAAATTTACAACTTGGAATAATTCTaatatctctctctctcgtctttttttttttttttttaatacttacaGAAACATACTTCAAGATAATCCAGCGCGGTTAAAGGGTACTTAGAGGTGACACTGACTCAATTATTACTTTAAGCAGTAATACTTGCGTGACAGTTGAGAATTGAGATTCACAAAAACAGaacccaaaagaaaataatttttaaaactttacaatAAATCTGGATATCAAATAGCTGCCTATTACctaatcaaaatcatcaacGGCAAGCCAGTCGCTTGATTCACCTTCTGAATCTTTATCCCGAGAAGTTGTTGACCGGCAAGCCCTCTCTAGGTCACCACGATGCATAGAACTCTCATGGAGCTGAACCCAATCACTTGATCCGCTTGGTGAAATAGCTTTAGTGCCCTCCGCTGACCTCCTGGCTGATAATCTACCGGGACGATCATTGCTCTCATCCTCCAAATCACTGAATGAGACATCCTCTTCATGATGAATTTCTTTTCGTGTACTCACAGAAAAACCTGTATCTGTGTCATCCTCTTCCAACCATTGCTCAGTAttctcttcatcttcaatttcCAAATCTTTTGTTGCATTAACAATCTTAGTAACATCCTTTTCCCTGGAtccaatattttcttcttgtgTCCCACCGATTTCACTGCTCTTTTGTGATGCATCAGAAGTGTTATTCCCCACTTGTACATTCCTCGTGGTTTGCAGCTTCTGGAGAAGCGTATTTCTTGTTGCAATAATCTGCAAAGAAATAAGACTGATTaagaatgatattttttttccacagtGATTATTACTAGAAAGATGTAACAAACTGGACAATATGTTTCTTATACTAAATTGTACAATACCATTTGTCTTCTCATCTGGAATCCATAAAGATATGTACAGTGATGATGGTCATCGGGTGTCCATGTTTGGTAGTGGTGATGACGGTGTTGGTGAGAGATTATACTGAAACACTAACAAAGGGTTGTAGTGTTGCAAAGGGAGCAGACTAACTGattttctgttctttttttttttaaagaaaaaaatatcctCTCTAAATTTCAGACTTTAATAACAATAGAAGCATATCAATGAATATAACTTCCACAAAAAGGTGACATgaagaaatttacaaaaaaaaaatattgtaataaacatAAGGATAGGTAGACCATCAAGACTCAATGCATCAAACAAAGTTGTTTTTGGGTTTGTATTTGGATACATTATGATTCTTCCATATTGTAATTCCAGGTGGAATTTCACAACTTCTGCTGCGAGTGGTCTCATTAATAAAAGAGATTCATATCTTAGAAAAGGGAGAGGAAAAGTGCCTAATGGTCATACAAACATGAGTGGCCCCACAATGACTGCTTCTAGGCTTTAcatgcaaataaaatttagaaaagaaaaggcgAGATAACATATGAATGGAAGTTCTTGCCTTTGGAGTTGAAAGAAGCTcaaaatcttcttcatttaGTCTTGGGAGCAATAATATGAAATAGATCATCCAAAATCGGTTGTCTCCCAAGTGAGGACGAAGGCTGATTCTAAGATCTGTGAAACTTGGAACCAACCGTTCAACAGAAAAAGCGTGTTCTCTCTGAGCATCAGACATTTCAAAATCTGCAAAATGACAagccaaaattcaaaaccaattAAAGCAGTCGTATTAGCCATCCATCTCCATTTGATTCAAAGGATGtgaaaaaatttgagaagaagtAAATAAGGCCTACAAAGTTAATACACAGTAATCTTCTATATCAAACAGAATCTAACTTTTGCAAATCAGCAATTGTACTCTCACCCTAACCATGACATTCTCCATTCGAGTCCCAAACTTAATCCAATACAAATTTGAGAAATCAAGCAGTAGAAATCAATTCTTAGAAATTCAGCAATCAGCCAAACCTTTTATATCTATAATCTCATTCCTAGAAACTAGCTGCCACTAAAGCACTCATCCAccaatctaaaaatataagcCAGACAACAAACTCTGCAGCGTATGATTCAAAGGTTCAGCTAAGGCAAAGAAGAAATAGCAGGTAACAACATGCATTAGGAGGAATGCTTTTGAGAATCTCAAAATAAAGCACAAAAACTCACAATGAGAATTTCACAATAAGAAGAGatagcataaaatttaaaaaagaaaattcaacaaaatcacCACATCTTAGCTTCTGCATTTGCACAAATgtcaaaaaaaggaaaaaaaaaaattcaaactaaaGAGTCTCTCACCCAAGACACCATTCTTCGCGACTTCCACTTGCCCATCAAACAAACAGAAGCTATGCCTAAGCCAGACAGCACTGTACCTCGACAACAACTATTGCATGCTGATAAATACCTCGGGCAAAATCCAAACTTTCAACTCTGATGATATAACCAAATACTCCCAAATTTTGCAGGATATAATCACACTTGTCATTGGTAGATAACCCCATGAAAACTCATCTTGACAAATGCCAAATTTCCAGTATACTTGCATTTTTATCCAAACACGGGCAACACGTGTTCGTATTTTTAGTGTATCATATACAAAATTTAAGGCATGCATATAAATTTACAAGATACATGCTACATTTTTATGCTgaacttatttaaaaattggcAAGAAATAAGTAacgaaatcataattaaaaacgTAAGCAAGTAAGCAAATTATGATTTTACCATCATCTAATGATAAAGGGAAATCAGTCCAACACTCAGAACGGAGAGAAATTTCCTTAACAAACTCAACAACCTCCCCCGTTATCCCCGCAACTCCATCAAATTCTTCACCGTAATCATCCTGATTTCGAAACTGCAACAGGTTAGAAGCGAGTTTCGAGAATCCAGCAACCGCTTTGTTACCAGACAGCAGCGAGAGTCCACTCTTGAAACTGCCTCCGATTTCCACGAGATCGTCGCGGATACCCTGCAGCGTCGGGGAATCGGACGACCGCGATTGCGACTGACTTTCGGTGATTGGCGGTGGTGCCAAGAAGGCGGCGACTCCGCGTAATTGACGGCCGATATTTTCGCCGAGAACCGAGAGCTCCTCCTTTACGCCGCCGTTTCGATTCGTCGGACTGCTTTGCGGCGAATCAGAGCCGTCGGATTGAAGCGATTTGAAGAGCCAAGACATCGCTTTCTTCGTCTTGCTTTATCGATTTGGAGTGCTATTCTGGAATTTAAGGGAAACGGTTAAACTAAACAAAATGTACTTTTTCTGGTTCAAGCTGTCGGTTCTTTTTATCAGAAtactttacaaaattttaaaaaaaaaattataaaattgtttgtttGCTCTCTGTTTTCTTTATAGAACTACTGAACTAGAATAGAAGAAGCTATTGTTTAGTTTTGACAGTGAATCTGATCTTGCCACGTCAGCCATTCTCCAAAAGCGGCAGGTACTTCGCTGATTATCATTGTTACGTTGTAAATGTTCCTCCAGCCCCTTGAGTCCTTGACTGTCAGGAGGacttcaacttttttttttttttgggtttgacttttgcttcaaaagaaattatataattcgttcgtaaatttgtttattaaagcAGCTCTGACTTAATTCTAggttaaatttgtttttttttttcattttttttttgggacttTAGGTCTTCTTTTATCTCATCACGATagtcatttttgttttgtaaatgaaTGGCTAAACCGCCCACCATCTTATATTCTTATATATGCATTACCCACTAAAGTTAATGTACTATCTTTATCTAAATATATCTGAAAAGAGTGAAATCTAGTTGTGTATTAGGGGAAACCTTAATAACCCCGGCATTTCAATGGTCAAATATTCACACTGTTCGAGTTCGACGGTTAATTCTATCTTTTGGGGTATCGCCGCACCGTTTCAATTACTCAAAGTGGTCAACGATTTGGCAACACTAGTCTCTCTTCAAGGCGGCTGTTACTGTGAATTGGGGTTGGGCTGTCATGTTTGTTAAGGACATGTGACCAGACGAAGTTGATACCCAATGAATCCACCATCCCACCTAATCTTTTTGACCTCAACAGAAATTTTGactcaaaattttatgttacaatttataagttaagtactgtattttaatttctctagTCACAGACGCATGATTAAATTGCTCATATTCATGACAGAAATTGTGTTGTTGCCACTGTTGTATCATAACCAAACCCcacaaaatttagaaatagaAACTTCATTGGCTAAAGGcaacaattaacaataatgggaaaaaaaaaattaaacaaacacaagtgACGAGAGAGTACAAAAATACCAAATATTTAACATGAAACCGCAGAATATCCAAGATCAACCAATCTCAAACGTAATGTCTCATTGATATGAATGTGGTACATCACAAAGATTACAGCTCTTTTTTTATCATCTACAAGAAAATCTTACCAGAGCTGTccaaggaaaaaataataataataataaacaagaaTAAGATTCCTGCCCGAGCATCAACAACTTCAAAcaggtaaaaaaatattaggcAGTTTAGAAAACTATTATTATCCACTTGTCAAGATAAATAATCAACAATCAAGAAACCTCCCTTTCACTAATTATTTAAGAAAGAATCTCATTCTAGCTAACACTGCACAACATATGGTACACGACGATCTATTCTTGAAACATTCCCGCATTTTGAAATCCTCAACCAACTATTCCCCACTTTTCACCTCCATGTTTACTGATGTCGAAAATATCCTTTGTGCAAATCATCTACATAAGACCTGTATACGGGTTGTAGGCTTGAACCGGCATACCTGAACCATAAGGGTGGACATTGGCTGCATATGGGTTTGCAAAAGGATTTGAAGTCTGTTGTGGggccatcatcatcatctgctgctgttgttgctgctgcAACATAAAAGCATGCTGCTGATTTGCCATGGCTGCCATCTGCACTGAATGTGGAGCAGAAACCATGCCTGAGGCATAAAAGGGATCATGTCCATTTGGTTGCATCGTTGGACCAGCGATTGGTTGTGGCCCCCAAGTACTGTAGCTCGCATTCTGGCTGTTTCTTCTTAATGCATCATCGTACAGGCTGTCCAATGTAAGCTTGTCCAGCCCTCCCGCCTTTTAGATGAATACAGTATGTAGAGCATCAGTAAGGCATCACTTGAAACAGGTAACATGTATGTGCTGGGTGCATAAAGGCTGAATGTTTCTGATCATAAATACTGATTTTGTAGTGTAGTGGGAGATATGGCAACCTTGGGGCCTTAGtcaatatttaaaagataaacaGAACATTAAGAATATCTAGGGAAAATGAGTACCAATTTGCTGGCAGCAGTGGCATTTTCATTTGAGCTTGGAGCAGTAACAAGTGCCAATTCCCAGCCTGCAGTTCCATTTCCTTGAGTTGGAGCAACGGAAGTCGGTTGCTCGACTGCAACAACCACAATGatgaaatcataaataatttcccAGTCGTAAATACAAGATAACTGAGACAACATAATACTAAGATTTCAgactcttttcatttttctatgACATTATAATTTCAAGCATATTAGTGATAACTACTAAAACTTAAGGTACTATTGCTGGCCCTCACAAGTTAGCTTACGCTTTTGGGTCAAACAGTAACTGAACTAGTTACTAGAACAGGTTTGATCAAGTTTGCTTCAGTTAGAATCCCctcacataaaataaataatatacctGGAACGATAGCCAAAGCAAGGGCATTCTTCTCATCTAATTCTGATGCGACAGGCAGAGGATCATCCAAGCCCTTTTGTAAAAAcgaagattttttaaaaaaaaaggtgagaGAAAGAAAGCTGAATGGTTAAGTTCTCaggggaaaacaaaaaaaaatgctatatGTAGAACTAACAAGTAATGAAGTAAAGACTATGAGGTTACCAGTAAATCAGGAGGTTCAACGACTGGTGCTTCTACTTTTACTGGTTCAGGAGGAGGTGGTGACGGCGGCTTTGCTTCCTCCACCTCTGGGGTCTTTTTGTATTCTATGGCCATCATTTCCTTGGGTGCATCAACTTTATTGTCTACCGTCTGTGTGGTAGAATTATAATATCAATAGTTATATCACAAAAATTTACAAGTGATTAAAAGCAACTTCAAAAGTCACCTAATTGTCTGATATACATAAACGAATGCACGATTATCCATATCCATATTAAGAAAACAGATGAAAAAAAGACGCTTTGCATGTAACCTAATGACATAAGCAACAATATTAGTCTACAAGATTTAACAATTATCACTACGGATGCCTTAATACGAGCCTGCTGATAATGCTTGTGTTTTGTCATGTGCATGGAGACACACATACAGACACAGACatgaagacataaatacatagATGCATACACATTCACAAATACATTAAATCCGTTgtcattcaaaataaaaccagATTAATGAATGGCATTAGTGTACCTGATCTTTGCGAAATGTTGAACCCCGCGGAGCTTCTTTCACATACTCTTCCATGGCTTGTAGAAATGATGCTGGGGGCTTCAGTATTAATACAAAAGTTAATCAGTCAGTAGTATAAGACAACAGTAATGAGatagaaagcaagaaaaattagttttggAAGGCACCACAAGTACAGAACTCAAACCTGCTCAATCTTTATAAACCTTTCTCCACGTCCAATATCAAGACTTTTACATACTTCATAAAATTCAGATAGTCTCTCAGCCTGAAAAAACGGACAATAAGAATAAAACCTACTATGAAGGGATCATTGTCACAACAAGAATATTGCAAAAGGCAATACCTGCTGCCCAGCCCTCCTATATATATCCAGTGCCTTTAAAGCATCATGGCGTTGCATCTCAAAGAACTGTCATAGTTAAGGTTAGCAAACTTTTCTCAGCCAAGCTCATTGAAGGAAATATAGACAGTTGCTTACCTTGTCAACCAAATTTACTGTACCATCACTTATTGCTTGATATATTTTAGTGCTTTCAGAAGCAACCTATTTACATCAAAGAAGACATGTTAGAAACAATACAACAGAATTTTCAAATCACATGGAGAAATCACATGTTTGATTAACAGTTCACATACCAATGAAAGGGCCAACTGAATCACAAAATTATGAACTGCTGCCCCTTGCGGCTGTAGAAATATCACAAATATAGTCCATTAAAAGCAAAGTTAAACATAACAAATGTGTAAAAGTGTGGTATGGATTGATGTGCAATCAAAGCCATCATTTGCAAGTAACAAGCTTACATCATTATGTGTGAAACAAGTGCATTGATGCTTAATTGACAGCATCCAAAGAATTACCTGACAGCCAAGGACACGGAAAAGAAGCAGTTGCAAAGCTGGTAAATGCTCAAGCAATTCGGCAGTGTCCAAATCTTTGGTTCTCTGCATCAAAGCTTGTATGTGTTAGGAacttttctcattttgccctTTATTGTTTTCCATTTGGCTTAAATAGAATCTACAACAACAACATGTTTCTAACAACACCACAGCTTTTAGAAAAACATATTGAAAAGTTTATGAAAGGAAGATGAGATGACGTCCTtttgcaaataaaaaagagaatgCTGGGGGAGGGAAAGGGGAATAGATTGTACAACTGCAAGTTCCAATTATTCATCGAGTTAATGGGTCAAAAAACTACAAACTTATCCAATCTAGTTCCAAAGCATAAGAGGGATAGTAGTAACTGTAGCATCTGTTTACTGAAAACttattatctaaaaaaatcttctcttttaattcaaataatgtctaacataattttctcttttaattcaaataatatctAACATAATTTCCTGTCTGTTTGAATTTAAGCAGTTCTTTTTAATTCCTCTTCTTTTAAATGCATCAAAGCCTAACCCATTAAAACAGATTGAATTAACTGAATGGTTAGATGTCATAGTGAAATGGAATGTAGCAATTAATTCTTCCACAGATATAAATAATAACGATACAGATCAAGTTGAAAAAATCGAAATTAAATGATcactaaagataaaaatttcttaCAGGACGATCTGTCTCAATGTCATACTTCAACACACGGAAACATTCCAGCCTCTCCTCCAAAAATAAGGCATAAGAGCGCACCCAGGCAGAATAATCCCATGCTAACCATAGtatacaagaaaatatttcataaacaACGGGCTTAAGCTTTTGAGAAAACTAATAATTCACAGTGGACAATATAATATACCATTAGGGCTCGAATCATCTTTAAAATGAGCCATGTTAAGCATATGGCTCCTGCTTCGGCCGTAATTAATGACTTCTTCATGAAATGTGGGGTCCACTTCCCTCAAGGCACGATGAATAACGATTAAGGTTTTCAACGCAACCTATAAAGCCAAACAACACAAGAACTGATGTTCTCCAAATTGAAATATCCATGTAGTCCCACATCAAGGTACTATGCAGTTAGATTATGCTACTTGAAATGTCTAAAATCTTTAAGTAATTAAAGCAAATATGTCTCACTGCTGTTGCTTAAATTCTCAACACATTTTATTCATCCCATTTACTTCAGTATTCAAATCATAGAATGTTCTTGCATGATTTACGTACCGCCCAATTATGTGTCTTCGATAATCGTTTTGCAAGTGCATGGATGCAGTATGCAACATCAGCGCGAGGTCTTGTAGCTGAAATAGAGGCAAAAACAGCTGCAAATATACATAAAGCAAATGAGAAGAGAGAATGTTTCTTTGTCAGGAAGATCAGAAAGACGTAAAAGCATGAAAGTATGAAACCAAACAAACACAAGCCGCAAACAACTCTTAACGGACAGAACAAACCTCTGATGTGTTTTTCCTTTGCCGGGCGCTCAACATGATTCGTAGCCTTAACTATTGCAATATCCAACTCCTACGAATTAAACACCCCATGGAAAAGATCAGATGCATCCACGATTGAACTAACCATCAAGAAGagcacattttttattttttttaagtaccTTGTAATCACTATTGACTTTAGCCAGTGAAACTGTGGTGGTATCCTTAAGGGCTCCAAGCGCCTTCCTGAAGCTCTTCTGCGTACCTCCGCCTGACATTCTCTCCACCCCTCAATCACGAAATTCTACAAGTGCCCATCAATCACCAATGTTACTCACTTTCCTCATTTACCCTTGTTAACTTAtccataaacaaaaacaatgcAAATCCAATTCACCATCTGAagtcaaaattcaaacttgtATAACTCataaaagtttcatcaaatcCATTAAAACCCTCAACTCTAAACCCATAATTTAGAGCTCATACCACATCATTTAAGATCTAATCATCACTAAGAAACCATAAAAGTCAACAaaccgaaaagaaaagaaaaaagtaaccGCCACATACTTGAGAGTTCAGAATTTAAACAAGTCTTGTACAAGCATACAAACAGAACTGAAGGGAGAGACATGAGTTAATATTGAATTGAAACGAAACTAAAAACAGCAACTTTGACTTATCATCAAAAGatctaataaaaaagagaacaCAAATTTCTCCAGAATCCTATCATAACATCAACGAAAACAACAGAAAAGCAGAAAAACAAAGACAACCAGATGACTGTCAGTGATAAGGAAGACTTCTCTGATGATCAGAGTGAGATCAGAAGGCTTACCTGGAGCTGAATTGTTGAAGGGAAAGAGAAAGGTagctaagaaaaaaaaaaaaagaatcaaaatgagCAAATGAGTTTTCTGCCTCTGGTTGAGTCGTCGGCGTCtttcactattattttatatttttaatttttaaatttttttttttttggggggggtgTTGACAattctttattatatatttaatactaGTTCTGGTatctttcttttatctctGTCAGAAATACGGCATTTGTAAGAACTTTGTACTCTCATGTTTAAAGGGTTTTACTTCTCTACAACCATTTTAcgatttcccttttttttcttttcttttcttttcttttggctGCGTTTATCGCCGTTTTGCTTATTCACGAGAGtttttttagtaataaaatattttaagattttctccatgataattaagaaaaagattaaaattttatgaataaataataatattacggGCATTGAAAATTGAGATTTGAGTTAACGAAAGTGGAAAGCTAAAGAAAAGAATCACgtaaaattgtaataaaacAAGGGCGGTTGTTAGATCCAACAGAAACGAAGCTGTTAATTTGGAAAGAATTATGAGTCAAACGGTTGGTGTTGATTGGATGGAGTACGTGAAGGCCAAGCTGTTATCGGTTGTAGGGGATGATTTTTTTGTAGGTTTGGTCTAGAGTCTAGAAGCGCAGGTTGCTTTAAGACCACTCTTAATGCAAACgttgaattgaattatttgttgtTGGTCGACCGTCCATTGTTGTCTCAACGGGAGAGGGAAGTCGCTTGGAAACGGGAAAAATCTAACGGTGGCAGCACacccattttgatttttatttcttttggtgtGTGTGTGATTCTGCCCTTGCTTTTGgttcattttacaaaatggCCCTCACAATTGTTCGTTAAAATTTAACCTTCCAACTTACAGATTTGAGAGAAAAGTCCCATGAAGAAAGGAGGGGACTTTAGGAGGAGTTAGAAAATTCAATCATTGACTTGATGTGTCCTTGATTTaacgtttgttttttttaacattttttagagatatatatgtttgaaatATGACACACAAGTTTAGTCATAATATACATGTAATTTAAAACGTTTAGTAACGAATgtataaaaattcttttattgatatatttgtttatttaagaacaccaaaattaaatttcgtATTTTATTACTTGAAATCCGCGTGATGATAGAATCAATTTCTAGAAACGAATAGCATACTAGTGTCGTTTTCTAGAAACGAACAGCAGATTAGTTGTACACTAGATATTAGATACAAACACACAatattaaatacatttttcaatttataagaaCGTTTGTATATATATCTTGAAGGTTTCACTAATCATTAGATTAGGCAAATCGTCGAACATCTAAGTATCATTTTCTCTACGAACTTtcttataaaagaaaaatggaagtACAAACTAACTTCATAAAGATTTATAATTCTAGTTTATGCTTcataaataaacacaaaatttaaGCTTTGTAACAAatattctttataatttatggtTAGCAATAAACAAGCACCATGTATAAgtaattatcattttcttatgtTGTTATTGCAATAGTTGTATTGACTACTGCTACATTGTATATCTCATATAAGTTGGGATATAATCTTTATATCTCAATTGAATATCATTagtattattcaatttataagtCGTTGACTAGTTAATTATTGAAGATAATAAGCTACCATACAACTTTCTCTTTATTATGGCAAgggtataatatttttatccaattgaatacttttttattgcattaaaaataattttattttaattatttacatgtCTGTGTGTATTGATCAagatctatttttaaaaaaataaattcgaTCTATTCTAAATATAATATTCGAAAAACACCATCACAAATTTAAGAGatttaaatagatatttttatagtaaatatcaatatcttgataatacaatattttaaaagataatcGTCCATTATTGGTAACCTAATCGTGCtagtaaacttaaaaaaaaaaattgagatttacaataaaatattattccgAAATTGCCAAATTGCACAGAGCAATTAGGTTCAACCCTTTGGTAAATTGTGTAATTAATCAGAGATCAAGGGGCATTACCAAATCTTAGTTAAATAAGTGGTTGCGCCACGAG from Citrus sinensis cultivar Valencia sweet orange chromosome 9, DVS_A1.0, whole genome shotgun sequence carries:
- the LOC102619487 gene encoding uncharacterized protein LOC102619487, which encodes MSWLFKSLQSDGSDSPQSSPTNRNGGVKEELSVLGENIGRQLRGVAAFLAPPPITESQSQSRSSDSPTLQGIRDDLVEIGGSFKSGLSLLSGNKAVAGFSKLASNLLQFRNQDDYGEEFDGVAGITGEVVEFVKEISLRSECWTDFPLSLDDDFEMSDAQREHAFSVERLVPSFTDLRISLRPHLGDNRFWMIYFILLLPRLNEEDFELLSTPKIIATRNTLLQKLQTTRNVQVGNNTSDASQKSSEIGGTQEENIGSREKDVTKIVNATKDLEIEDEENTEQWLEEDDTDTGFSVSTRKEIHHEEDVSFSDLEDESNDRPGRLSARRSAEGTKAISPSGSSDWVQLHESSMHRGDLERACRSTTSRDKDSEGESSDWLAVDDFD
- the LOC102619196 gene encoding putative clathrin assembly protein At5g35200, encoding MSGGGTQKSFRKALGALKDTTTVSLAKVNSDYKELDIAIVKATNHVERPAKEKHIRAVFASISATRPRADVAYCIHALAKRLSKTHNWAVALKTLIVIHRALREVDPTFHEEVINYGRSRSHMLNMAHFKDDSSPNAWDYSAWVRSYALFLEERLECFRVLKYDIETDRPRTKDLDTAELLEHLPALQLLLFRVLGCQPQGAAVHNFVIQLALSLVASESTKIYQAISDGTVNLVDKFFEMQRHDALKALDIYRRAGQQAERLSEFYEVCKSLDIGRGERFIKIEQPPASFLQAMEEYVKEAPRGSTFRKDQTVDNKVDAPKEMMAIEYKKTPEVEEAKPPSPPPPEPVKVEAPVVEPPDLLGLDDPLPVASELDEKNALALAIVPVEQPTSVAPTQGNGTAGWELALVTAPSSNENATAASKLAGGLDKLTLDSLYDDALRRNSQNASYSTWGPQPIAGPTMQPNGHDPFYASGMVSAPHSVQMAAMANQQHAFMLQQQQQQQMMMMAPQQTSNPFANPYAANVHPYGSGMPVQAYNPYTGLM